The following coding sequences lie in one Sorghum bicolor cultivar BTx623 chromosome 6, Sorghum_bicolor_NCBIv3, whole genome shotgun sequence genomic window:
- the LOC110436630 gene encoding uncharacterized protein LOC110436630 → MDTTSKAPSKLMADAQKIHKKNVSNDDGERVHIPDNFEDSDSDNDSFAIKLSMLAGLETEGQTSKQVLGEPSEQIWFVNEINAVNIEKPTEKVLTGITEVEGHTSIVKASQSVCSPEIFIPDDNIITTQESVGMELDKESSVVEALDQPNHKMENDVEAAQVQERRRSERLKKDTTVHTMEKAEKRAQKANLEGLYEDLDKEELSAGAETMLKIALQLVGKAKGPQDQEVINGRDADAEDH, encoded by the exons ATGGATACAACAAGTAAGGCTCCATCTAAGCTGATGGCAGATGCCCAGAAAATTCACAAGAAGAATGTCAGCAATGATGATGGTGAAAGAGTTCACATTCCTGATAACTTTGAGGACTCAGATTCTGACAATGACTCTTTTGCTATCAAACTATCTATGTTGGCTGGTCTGGAAACTGAGGGTCAAACTTCCAAGCAAGTTCTAGGGGAACCTTCTGAACAAATCTGGTTTGTGAATGAGATCAATGCTGTGAATATTGAAAAGCCAACTGAGAAAGTTTTGACTGGTATCACTGAGGTTGAAGGACATACAAGCATTGTGAAAGCTTCTCAATCTGTGTGTTCTCCTGAGATTTTCATACCTGATGATAATATAATTACAACTCAAGAAAGTGTTGGTATGGAGCTTGACAAGGAGTCTTCGGTTGTAGAGGCTCTAGATCAACCCAACCACAAAATGGAAAATGATGTTGAAGCAGCTCAAGTTCAAGAAAGAAGGAGGAGTGAAAGGCTCAAGAAAGATACAACAGTCCATACTATGGagaaagctgaaaagagggctCAGAAGGCTAATCTGGAAG GTTTGTATgaggatctggacaaggaagaacTGTCGGCTGGTGCTGAGACAATGCTGAAGATTGCGCTGCAATTGGTGGGTAAAGCTAAAGGTCCCCAAGATCAAGAAGTGATAAACGGAAGAGATGCTGATGCCGAAGACCACTGA